Proteins from one Brevibacillus humidisoli genomic window:
- a CDS encoding mandelate racemase/muconate lactonizing enzyme family protein translates to MKITDIAVRRQAVPLKKPFKTALRTVEVAESIIVKVSCDNGLAGWGEAPATVVITGDSLGSIESAISHTIKPQLIGKNLLNYEEVFHLLHQSIVGNSSAKAAVDMAIYDLLAQHAGLPLYQLLGGYRSEIETDYTVSVNSPQEMGEDAVGYVREGFRILKIKVGKDDINRDIDRIQEIRNRVGYDVKIRLDANQGWQAKEAIRSIRKMEDMGLEIELVEQPVKAHDITGLKMVTDAVYTPIMADESVFSPAQALEVVSRRAADLINIKLMKAGGIYKAQVINSIAEENGIFCMVGSMIESRLGITAAAHFAASKKNINRFDFDAPLLLKNDPVQGGVSYEGRLIKLPEVPGLGIKQVLESVEA, encoded by the coding sequence ATGAAGATTACCGACATTGCAGTAAGGAGGCAAGCAGTGCCCCTGAAAAAGCCATTTAAGACGGCATTGCGTACCGTGGAAGTGGCTGAGTCGATCATCGTCAAAGTAAGCTGTGACAATGGTCTTGCCGGATGGGGTGAAGCACCTGCCACAGTGGTCATCACAGGCGACAGCCTGGGTAGTATCGAATCAGCCATCAGCCATACGATCAAGCCGCAGTTGATTGGCAAAAATCTGTTGAATTATGAAGAAGTGTTCCATTTGCTGCATCAGTCAATCGTAGGGAACAGCAGTGCCAAGGCCGCTGTCGACATGGCCATTTACGATCTGCTGGCCCAGCACGCCGGACTCCCTTTGTACCAGCTGCTGGGTGGGTATCGCAGCGAGATCGAAACAGACTATACGGTCAGCGTCAATTCGCCCCAGGAGATGGGAGAGGACGCGGTTGGCTATGTACGGGAAGGGTTCCGCATATTGAAAATAAAAGTCGGTAAAGATGATATCAATCGTGATATTGATCGGATTCAAGAGATACGCAATCGCGTAGGCTACGATGTCAAGATCAGACTGGATGCCAATCAGGGATGGCAGGCAAAAGAGGCCATTCGCTCGATTCGCAAGATGGAAGACATGGGATTGGAGATTGAACTGGTGGAACAGCCGGTAAAGGCCCATGACATCACAGGATTAAAGATGGTGACCGATGCGGTCTACACTCCGATCATGGCTGACGAAAGCGTTTTTTCTCCGGCACAGGCCTTGGAAGTGGTGAGCAGGAGGGCAGCCGACCTGATCAACATCAAACTGATGAAAGCCGGAGGGATCTATAAAGCACAGGTAATCAACAGTATTGCCGAAGAAAACGGGATTTTCTGCATGGTGGGCAGCATGATCGAATCTCGGCTGGGTATTACGGCAGCCGCCCATTTTGCAGCCAGCAAGAAGAACATCAACCGTTTTGACTTTGACGCACCGTTGTTGCTGAAAAACGATCCGGTTCAGGGAGGAGTCAGCTACGAGGGCAGATTGATCAAACTGCCTGAAGTCCCAGGCTTGGGTATCAAACAGGTGCTTGAATCGGTTGAGGCTTAA
- the mnmA gene encoding tRNA 2-thiouridine(34) synthase MnmA codes for MKKPEETRVVVGMSGGVDSSVTALLLKQKGYDVIGVFMKNWDDTDEFGHCTAEDDFQDVRRVCDQIGIPYYTVNFEKEYMEKVFAYFLDEYKKGRTPNPDVMCNREIKFGEFLDKALQLGADYIATGHYARVEYLDGEYKLLRGVDSNKDQTYFLNALGQSQLAKTMFPIGHLPKQQVRQLATEAGLATAKKKDSTGICFIGERNFREFLRSYLPATPGEIQTVEGETLGRHEGLMYYTLGQRQGLGIGGGGNGQPWFVVDKDLNNNILVVAQGGDHPRLYSNGLLASDVNWISDREPKAEFRCTAKFRYRQPDQQVTVQMLGQGQVRVLFDERQKAVTPGQAVVFYNGEECLGGATIDQVIREGD; via the coding sequence ATGAAAAAACCGGAAGAGACACGAGTAGTGGTCGGGATGTCCGGAGGGGTGGACTCATCGGTCACTGCCCTGCTGTTGAAACAAAAGGGGTATGATGTGATCGGTGTGTTTATGAAAAACTGGGACGACACGGATGAATTTGGCCATTGTACGGCTGAGGACGACTTTCAGGACGTCAGACGGGTTTGTGACCAGATCGGCATCCCCTACTACACCGTAAACTTTGAAAAAGAGTACATGGAGAAAGTGTTTGCGTACTTTCTCGATGAATATAAAAAGGGGCGTACCCCCAATCCTGACGTGATGTGCAACCGGGAGATCAAGTTTGGTGAGTTTCTTGACAAGGCCCTCCAACTGGGAGCAGATTATATCGCGACCGGTCATTACGCCAGGGTTGAATATCTGGACGGGGAGTACAAGCTGTTGCGCGGTGTTGATTCCAACAAGGATCAGACGTACTTCTTAAACGCGCTGGGTCAGTCCCAACTGGCCAAGACGATGTTTCCTATCGGTCATCTGCCGAAACAGCAGGTTCGCCAACTGGCAACAGAAGCCGGTCTAGCTACCGCCAAAAAGAAGGACAGTACCGGTATTTGTTTTATTGGAGAGCGCAATTTCCGTGAGTTTCTGCGCAGCTACCTGCCGGCTACACCAGGTGAGATCCAGACGGTCGAAGGGGAAACGCTCGGTCGTCATGAAGGGTTGATGTACTATACACTGGGACAGCGGCAGGGACTGGGGATTGGCGGCGGCGGCAACGGACAGCCGTGGTTCGTGGTAGATAAAGATCTGAACAACAATATATTGGTTGTGGCACAGGGTGGTGATCATCCCCGTCTTTATTCAAACGGCTTGTTGGCCTCCGACGTCAACTGGATCAGCGACCGCGAGCCAAAAGCAGAGTTCCGCTGCACAGCTAAGTTCCGCTATCGTCAGCCTGATCAACAAGTGACGGTGCAGATGCTGGGGCAAGGGCAGGTCCGTGTGTTGTTCGACGAGCGGCAAAAGGCGGTTACGCCTGGTCAAGCCGTAGTCTTTTACAATGGGGAAGAGTGTCTGGGCGGTGCGACCATCGACCAAGTGATCAGAGAAGGGGACTGA
- a CDS encoding sensor domain-containing diguanylate cyclase — MRKDVTELIERHTDVLSWFFDHAADMVFLMEVAGFRQFRYVFINREAMKVARISESAYGKRIDEVYADDPKKAELLISKYQEAVEVGKPVSFVSIDEICGESVLTPIINSDGVCTHVLSLTRDVTERKRLEEKLQFMAYHDTLTGLPNRRLFEERLSQVMTQTVKTGLPLAILYLDCDLFKEINDSMGHEIGDQFLQEFANRLQCCVRSSDTIARMGGDEFMILLPAVANQGEAIVLTQRILDSVRRPWKIRQHTFTASVSIGVALYPEHGSTGELLMRHADIALYQAKSQGRNQYTLFCPSTIHAGGRTGGHLLLNGSE; from the coding sequence ATGCGTAAAGATGTGACCGAACTAATCGAGCGACACACAGACGTTCTCAGTTGGTTTTTTGATCATGCGGCAGACATGGTATTTTTGATGGAAGTAGCGGGGTTTCGCCAGTTCCGTTACGTGTTCATCAACCGGGAGGCGATGAAAGTCGCCAGGATTTCGGAAAGTGCCTATGGAAAACGAATTGACGAAGTGTACGCTGATGATCCCAAAAAGGCGGAACTGCTGATTAGCAAGTATCAAGAAGCAGTGGAAGTGGGGAAGCCGGTATCGTTTGTGTCGATCGACGAGATCTGTGGTGAGTCGGTTCTTACCCCGATCATCAATTCCGATGGCGTATGTACTCACGTGTTATCCCTTACCAGAGACGTCACCGAGCGCAAACGCTTGGAGGAGAAACTGCAGTTTATGGCCTATCACGATACGCTCACGGGATTACCCAATCGACGGTTGTTCGAGGAGCGTTTGTCTCAGGTTATGACACAGACCGTCAAGACCGGACTGCCATTGGCTATTCTTTATCTTGATTGCGATTTATTTAAAGAGATAAACGATTCGATGGGGCATGAGATTGGCGACCAGTTTCTGCAGGAGTTTGCCAACCGGTTGCAATGCTGCGTGCGATCTTCCGATACTATCGCGCGAATGGGCGGCGACGAGTTTATGATCCTGCTTCCCGCGGTTGCGAATCAAGGCGAAGCGATCGTGCTCACGCAGCGCATCTTGGACTCCGTCCGTCGGCCGTGGAAGATCCGACAGCATACGTTTACCGCATCGGTAAGCATCGGAGTCGCTCTTTACCCGGAGCATGGCAGTACCGGTGAGTTGTTGATGAGACACGCAGATATCGCCCTTTACCAGGCCAAGTCGCAAGGGAGGAACCAGTACACACTGTTCTGCCCCAGTACGATCCATGCTGGGGGGAGAACCGGAGGTCATCTGCTCCTCAATGGATCTGAATAG
- a CDS encoding YheC/YheD family protein yields the protein MYKPTIGILTWREGTTFKEPEYFRQLLRAGRRLGAAVFLFSPGDVNVKSKKVKGIFLSSEDKWASRWFRWPDVVIDRYWYTQKPIFKEYVAFRKQPHFLYANSRFANKWRAHEVLYNDENMRKWLPETYLYTSQQRKLLEMLRRHQVIYLKPINGTGGRGILRIDQQNGYYRMLGRDKNRNKKAAVARDASSLTLRVKRWIGRDKYLLQQGLDLGLLRDRSVDIRLLIQKDGSGEWKVTGMGVRVGPENSATANLHGGGKAVEAKPFLASHFGEEKADEIIRECHQLAHQTASTVEGHFGRMMELGLDIGIDVIGRVWLIEINPKPGRDIFREMGQPDLYKLAVQRPLQFALFLTSQQTPDGQWVWSGAELQTKQRPAKQMAKFRQY from the coding sequence ATGTATAAGCCCACTATCGGCATCTTGACTTGGCGGGAAGGGACTACGTTTAAGGAGCCAGAGTACTTCCGACAACTGTTACGTGCCGGACGGAGGTTGGGAGCTGCCGTCTTTTTGTTTTCCCCTGGTGATGTGAACGTAAAAAGCAAGAAAGTAAAAGGGATTTTCTTGTCGTCAGAGGACAAATGGGCCAGCAGATGGTTTCGCTGGCCTGACGTAGTAATTGACCGTTACTGGTATACGCAAAAGCCGATTTTTAAAGAGTACGTCGCTTTTCGCAAACAACCGCACTTTCTGTATGCCAACAGTCGCTTTGCCAACAAGTGGCGAGCACATGAAGTATTGTACAACGACGAAAACATGCGGAAGTGGCTTCCGGAGACGTATCTCTATACCAGTCAACAACGTAAGCTGTTGGAGATGCTGCGACGTCATCAGGTGATTTATCTCAAGCCAATCAACGGGACTGGTGGGCGCGGCATTCTGCGAATCGACCAGCAAAACGGGTACTATCGGATGCTGGGCAGGGATAAAAATCGGAACAAGAAAGCTGCTGTCGCCCGTGATGCATCCTCCTTGACACTTCGTGTAAAGCGTTGGATTGGGCGCGACAAGTACCTGCTGCAGCAAGGATTGGATCTGGGCCTGCTGCGCGACCGCTCTGTCGACATTCGCCTCCTGATCCAAAAGGATGGCAGCGGCGAATGGAAGGTCACGGGAATGGGGGTTCGCGTCGGTCCGGAAAACAGCGCGACAGCTAATCTGCATGGTGGTGGAAAAGCAGTCGAAGCCAAACCATTTCTAGCATCCCATTTTGGTGAAGAAAAGGCGGATGAGATTATCCGAGAATGTCATCAACTGGCGCATCAGACGGCAAGCACAGTCGAGGGACATTTTGGACGTATGATGGAACTGGGGCTGGATATTGGAATCGACGTCATCGGTCGTGTCTGGCTGATTGAAATCAATCCCAAGCCAGGGCGGGATATCTTCCGGGAGATGGGGCAACCCGACTTGTACAAGTTAGCCGTGCAAAGACCGCTGCAGTTCGCCCTTTTTCTCACATCTCAACAGACTCCTGACGGACAGTGGGTCTGGTCTGGGGCTGAACTGCAGACGAAGCAGCGGCCTGCTAAACAAATGGCCAAATTTCGACAATATTAG
- a CDS encoding RluA family pseudouridine synthase, giving the protein MIIMDRQEEWLTGTLPGQVPAVTVGQLLREHWKLPKKTVHLLFQGKGVRINGEVVNQLQKIQPGDAVSLWACQPEPLGLEPRRGDLAILYEDEHLLIVNKRAGCLLHPTPSNLDVTLDHLVAGYFAEKGIEAKVRHVHRLDRETSGAVLYAKHALAAALLDERLRRREISRRYVAFVHGQPKQESGTIKAPIGRDRHHAVRRIVTSGGEQAITHYRILDRYRGGAQVECILDTGKTHQIRVHFRHLGHPLMGDVLYGGKTGLIDRVALHAASLQLNHPFGEHRVIVEANWPDDLLQLHDRLGSG; this is encoded by the coding sequence ATGATCATCATGGATAGACAGGAGGAGTGGCTGACAGGCACACTCCCGGGACAAGTCCCTGCCGTTACAGTGGGCCAACTGCTGCGTGAGCACTGGAAGCTTCCCAAAAAAACGGTTCACCTGCTGTTTCAGGGAAAAGGTGTCCGTATCAATGGCGAAGTGGTCAACCAACTGCAAAAGATCCAACCGGGAGATGCCGTCAGCCTATGGGCTTGTCAACCGGAACCGCTCGGTCTGGAACCGCGGCGGGGCGATCTGGCTATCCTCTATGAAGACGAACACCTGCTGATCGTAAACAAGCGGGCCGGGTGTCTGCTCCATCCGACACCATCGAACCTGGATGTGACGCTGGATCACCTAGTCGCCGGCTACTTCGCTGAAAAAGGAATCGAGGCAAAAGTTCGTCACGTGCACCGTCTTGACCGTGAGACTTCTGGCGCAGTTCTGTACGCCAAGCACGCATTGGCTGCCGCGCTGCTCGATGAACGGCTGCGCAGGAGGGAGATCAGCCGCCGATATGTGGCGTTTGTCCATGGTCAGCCTAAGCAGGAGAGCGGCACGATCAAGGCGCCGATCGGGCGCGACCGGCACCACGCTGTACGCCGGATTGTTACGAGCGGTGGGGAGCAGGCCATCACCCATTATCGCATTTTGGACCGGTATAGAGGAGGAGCACAGGTCGAGTGCATCCTGGATACCGGAAAAACCCATCAGATTCGCGTCCACTTCCGTCATCTCGGTCATCCTCTGATGGGAGACGTGCTGTATGGAGGGAAAACCGGACTGATTGACCGAGTAGCTCTGCACGCCGCATCGCTTCAACTGAATCACCCCTTCGGCGAACATCGCGTCATCGTAGAGGCGAACTGGCCGGACGATCTGCTCCAACTGCACGACAGACTGGGTTCCGGCTAA
- a CDS encoding IclR family transcriptional regulator has translation MEKESMVKSVDRALQVVHLVSTKKEGFGVTELARQIDLNKSSVYRILSTLATHGYVEQDQETGRYKLGYKVLELSAKLLDSIDLRAEARPYLKELESLTNEVIHLVVYDQGEVVYIEKLEGNEMLRMHSQVGKRAPMHCTSVGKVILAHLPPAEMERIVEKKGLPRHTERTITQYDTFQHHLQEIKQKGYALDLEENEQGITCIAAPIFGYNGKVTAAISISGPTIRMTDQRLSELKEKIMEVGRKISERLGYRG, from the coding sequence ATGGAAAAGGAAAGCATGGTAAAGTCGGTGGATCGAGCCTTGCAGGTCGTTCACCTCGTCAGCACCAAAAAAGAGGGGTTTGGAGTGACCGAACTTGCACGGCAAATCGATCTGAATAAAAGTTCTGTTTATCGTATCCTGTCAACCTTGGCGACGCATGGCTATGTGGAGCAGGATCAGGAAACGGGTCGCTACAAGCTGGGATACAAAGTACTGGAATTGAGCGCAAAACTGCTCGATTCCATCGACTTGCGGGCGGAAGCACGACCGTATCTAAAAGAACTGGAATCCCTGACAAATGAGGTGATTCACCTCGTCGTCTATGATCAGGGGGAAGTGGTCTACATCGAAAAACTGGAAGGCAATGAAATGCTCCGCATGCATTCACAGGTAGGCAAGCGCGCTCCAATGCACTGCACCAGTGTTGGCAAAGTGATTTTGGCCCATCTGCCGCCGGCCGAGATGGAACGAATTGTGGAGAAAAAGGGGCTTCCCCGGCATACAGAGCGGACCATTACGCAGTATGATACCTTTCAACATCATCTACAGGAGATCAAACAAAAGGGGTACGCCTTGGACCTGGAAGAAAACGAGCAAGGGATCACCTGTATTGCAGCTCCTATTTTTGGATATAACGGGAAAGTAACAGCGGCAATCAGCATCTCCGGTCCCACGATCCGGATGACCGACCAACGCCTGAGCGAACTAAAGGAGAAGATCATGGAGGTCGGTAGGAAAATTTCCGAACGACTGGGATATCGGGGCTGA
- a CDS encoding FAD-linked oxidase C-terminal domain-containing protein has translation MDALIRDLVRLVGTDSVLYRPEDLIAYECDGYTIQRGMPRAVVLPSSTEEVSNVVRYLSQNNIPFIPRGAGTGLSGGAIPLGGEVIISLVRMKRLLHVDWENRLAVVQPGFVNLKLTHAIAHRGYYYAPDPSSQYCCTIGGNVAENAGGAHCLKYGVTTNHILGLEVVLTDGEIVELGGMPDAPGYDLLGLLTGSEGTMAIVTKITVRILKNPQAKQTVLAYFDRVEDASYAVSDIIAAGIVPAALEMMDQTAIEGVEAATYPVGHPKDLAALLLAEVDGIAAGIDEQIEQIVAVCRKRNVREVKVAADDQERSRWWANRKTAFGAMGAISPDYLVQDGVIPRSRLPEVLQRIREISEQSGLRIANVFHAGDGNLHPLILFDARNPGETELATRVGSEVLKVCTDVGGSITGEHGVGLEKKEEMRFILTEEEIEAQIQIRNVFNPQDLLNPGKLFPSPSRCVEIKQSALHSS, from the coding sequence ATGGATGCGTTGATTCGCGATCTGGTGAGGTTGGTCGGTACAGATTCCGTCCTGTACCGACCGGAAGATTTGATCGCCTATGAATGTGATGGTTATACAATTCAGCGTGGGATGCCTCGGGCAGTTGTTTTGCCATCGTCCACGGAAGAAGTATCAAACGTAGTCCGGTACCTGTCGCAGAACAACATTCCGTTTATCCCGCGGGGCGCGGGGACGGGATTGAGCGGCGGGGCGATTCCACTCGGCGGAGAAGTGATCATCAGTCTGGTCAGGATGAAGCGACTGCTGCACGTTGATTGGGAAAATCGGCTGGCTGTGGTGCAGCCTGGTTTTGTCAATCTGAAGCTGACCCATGCGATCGCTCACAGAGGATACTACTACGCACCTGATCCATCCAGCCAGTACTGCTGTACGATTGGCGGCAATGTGGCGGAAAACGCTGGTGGCGCGCACTGTCTCAAGTATGGTGTAACGACCAATCACATCCTCGGACTGGAAGTGGTACTGACGGATGGCGAGATCGTGGAACTGGGCGGTATGCCTGACGCACCAGGCTATGATTTGCTGGGACTGTTGACCGGATCGGAGGGTACGATGGCGATCGTGACGAAAATTACGGTGCGGATTTTGAAAAATCCGCAGGCAAAACAGACCGTTCTCGCTTACTTCGACCGGGTAGAAGACGCAAGCTATGCGGTGTCGGATATCATCGCAGCCGGGATTGTGCCGGCAGCACTGGAAATGATGGATCAAACCGCCATTGAGGGTGTGGAAGCGGCGACCTACCCGGTTGGTCATCCAAAAGATCTTGCTGCACTCCTATTGGCGGAAGTAGATGGGATTGCAGCGGGGATCGACGAACAGATTGAGCAGATCGTCGCTGTATGCCGGAAACGGAATGTCAGAGAGGTTAAAGTAGCAGCAGACGATCAGGAGCGGTCACGATGGTGGGCCAATCGCAAAACGGCGTTTGGTGCGATGGGAGCGATCTCCCCTGATTACCTGGTGCAGGACGGGGTGATTCCGCGCTCCCGCCTGCCAGAGGTGCTCCAGCGAATCCGCGAGATCAGCGAACAATCGGGACTGCGGATCGCCAATGTGTTTCACGCCGGAGATGGCAATCTGCATCCGCTGATCCTCTTTGATGCCCGTAACCCCGGAGAGACGGAACTGGCAACCAGAGTAGGTTCAGAAGTACTGAAAGTATGTACCGATGTAGGTGGTTCGATCACGGGTGAGCATGGCGTCGGCCTAGAAAAAAAGGAAGAGATGCGGTTCATCCTGACGGAGGAGGAAATCGAGGCGCAGATCCAGATTCGCAATGTGTTTAACCCGCAGGATTTGCTAAACCCGGGGAAACTGTTCCCTTCTCCCAGCCGATGTGTGGAAATCAAGCAGTCCGCTCTCCATTCCTCCTGA
- a CDS encoding (Fe-S)-binding protein, translating into MPSGLWEGCKLNLPKESDCISGSHYLWEDPPDEEKYSQCVHCGLCLESCPTYQEMGQEQQSPRGRVHLIKAAAEGKIQLNEAFSNPIFTCLDCRACETACPAGVQVGLLIEEARGQIRQAIPLKGWRKWISSLFFRKVFPYPSRLQLLGKLLRFYQKSGLRTLLHRIGLLRVVPSHLRAMEAILPEAKPSVLSTYPTTIKSSLGETKRRVALFTGCVMDVIFSDVHEATIRVLARNGSEVVIPREQRCCGALHIHAGDRQTGKRLARENIDAFLTAGVDTIIVNSAGCGCALKEYPELLHSDPVYRQKAERFSAKVEDISKFLHQVGYEKPEAHLDTQVAYHDACHLAHGQGIREEPRQLLQQIPGVKLLELPDADRCCGSAGIYNLTNPEMAEALLDRKMDDIPREAEWITMGNPGCMLQVAKGVKKHGHKGRVVHTIQLLDWAYAQETDRSLERDQVAGQRR; encoded by the coding sequence ATGCCAAGCGGTTTGTGGGAGGGATGTAAGTTGAACCTGCCAAAAGAATCAGATTGTATATCGGGCAGCCATTATCTATGGGAGGATCCGCCGGACGAAGAAAAGTATTCACAATGCGTCCACTGCGGTTTGTGTCTGGAATCATGCCCGACGTATCAGGAAATGGGGCAGGAACAGCAATCGCCTCGCGGACGCGTGCACCTGATAAAGGCTGCAGCAGAAGGAAAGATACAGCTAAACGAAGCGTTCTCCAACCCGATCTTCACCTGTTTGGATTGCAGGGCATGTGAAACGGCGTGTCCGGCCGGCGTACAGGTTGGTTTATTGATCGAAGAAGCGAGAGGACAGATCAGGCAGGCGATCCCCTTAAAAGGGTGGCGCAAGTGGATCAGCAGCCTGTTTTTTCGCAAGGTGTTTCCCTATCCATCGAGGTTGCAGTTGTTAGGAAAGTTGCTGCGATTTTATCAAAAGAGCGGCTTGCGCACACTGCTGCATCGAATCGGGCTGCTTCGCGTCGTGCCATCCCATCTGCGGGCGATGGAAGCGATTCTGCCAGAGGCAAAGCCATCGGTGCTGTCCACATACCCCACGACAATAAAGTCGTCACTTGGGGAAACAAAACGACGCGTCGCGCTGTTCACGGGCTGTGTGATGGACGTGATCTTTTCCGACGTTCACGAAGCGACGATTCGCGTGCTTGCCCGCAACGGCAGCGAGGTTGTCATCCCGCGAGAACAACGATGCTGCGGTGCGCTGCACATCCACGCCGGCGACAGGCAGACAGGAAAACGGCTGGCCCGGGAAAATATTGATGCCTTTCTCACAGCCGGTGTCGACACGATCATTGTTAATTCGGCTGGTTGTGGCTGTGCGTTAAAAGAATATCCGGAACTGCTGCACAGCGATCCGGTTTACCGGCAAAAGGCAGAACGCTTTTCTGCAAAAGTGGAGGACATCTCCAAGTTTTTGCACCAGGTTGGTTATGAAAAACCAGAGGCGCACCTTGATACCCAGGTTGCCTACCATGACGCTTGTCATCTCGCGCACGGGCAGGGAATTCGCGAGGAGCCACGACAATTGCTGCAGCAGATACCGGGAGTAAAGCTGTTGGAGCTGCCCGATGCTGACCGCTGCTGCGGCAGCGCCGGGATTTATAACCTGACCAACCCGGAGATGGCGGAGGCACTGCTCGATCGTAAAATGGACGATATTCCGAGGGAAGCAGAGTGGATCACCATGGGCAATCCCGGCTGCATGCTGCAAGTAGCGAAAGGAGTCAAAAAGCATGGCCACAAGGGCAGAGTCGTTCATACTATACAGTTGCTCGATTGGGCGTATGCGCAGGAAACAGACCGCTCGCTCGAACGGGATCAAGTGGCGGGACAACGGAGGTGA
- a CDS encoding FAD-binding oxidoreductase — protein sequence MLITELADLIPDLPVTRHPQPADTLGNTAAYTVCPQTEQEIATVLSYANKHSLTVIPQGGGSKRGFGGLVEQADLILSLSRMTGITEHSVGDMTVTVRAGTTMDQLNEYLSQYGQMVPLDPFWPQYATIGGVIAANDSGPKRCRYGSARDWVIGLRLVYPDGRMIRAGGKVVKNVAGYDMNKLFIGSMGTLGVISELTLKLRPLPQQESLMVIGFPPDQPEHARSFVLSLLDSPLEPTSLEWLSPAVMMRLSNRVGPGLAVAFEDVASSVAYQEKWVIDHLPQAADCERLTGEEARSWWRCLAQLPPIAQDHQSHDPEKTRISLKIGSKNMDVLTIVDQCQRLAEAIGLDVEAHGGLAHGITRVHAIGEKQQLSSYVAQTRSVVEQRGGYAILQHAPLEMRQQLLVWGAEPAYFPVLKRLKEAIDPKGTLNAKRFVGGM from the coding sequence ATGCTGATAACCGAACTAGCCGATTTGATACCGGATCTACCCGTTACTCGTCACCCTCAGCCCGCTGACACTCTTGGCAACACTGCTGCCTATACCGTATGTCCGCAGACGGAACAAGAGATTGCGACTGTCCTCTCCTACGCGAACAAGCATTCATTGACGGTTATACCCCAGGGAGGGGGTAGCAAAAGGGGCTTTGGTGGTCTAGTAGAACAAGCTGATTTGATTCTCTCGCTCTCTAGGATGACGGGGATTACGGAGCACTCGGTTGGCGATATGACAGTCACAGTCCGAGCGGGTACCACGATGGATCAACTCAACGAGTATCTTTCCCAGTACGGTCAAATGGTACCCTTGGACCCCTTCTGGCCTCAGTATGCGACGATCGGTGGGGTGATAGCAGCTAACGACAGTGGTCCCAAACGCTGTCGGTACGGTTCGGCGCGTGACTGGGTGATCGGATTGCGTCTGGTCTACCCTGACGGACGGATGATTCGAGCAGGGGGAAAAGTGGTGAAAAACGTAGCGGGATATGACATGAACAAGCTGTTCATCGGTTCGATGGGGACGCTGGGCGTGATCAGTGAGCTGACACTGAAGCTGCGTCCCCTCCCGCAGCAGGAGAGCTTGATGGTGATCGGCTTTCCCCCGGATCAACCGGAACACGCGAGGTCCTTTGTCCTTTCCCTGCTCGACTCTCCGCTAGAGCCGACTTCATTGGAGTGGCTAAGTCCGGCTGTGATGATGCGACTGTCAAACCGTGTCGGGCCCGGCCTGGCAGTCGCCTTTGAAGATGTGGCATCATCTGTCGCGTATCAGGAAAAGTGGGTAATCGATCATCTGCCACAGGCAGCCGATTGCGAACGCCTCACTGGGGAAGAGGCGAGGAGTTGGTGGAGGTGTTTGGCCCAACTGCCGCCGATCGCTCAAGATCATCAATCTCACGATCCTGAGAAAACCCGGATCAGTCTAAAGATCGGCAGCAAGAACATGGATGTACTAACGATCGTTGATCAATGTCAGCGGCTGGCGGAAGCCATTGGTTTGGATGTGGAAGCCCACGGTGGACTGGCGCACGGGATTACCAGAGTGCATGCAATAGGAGAAAAGCAACAGCTCTCCTCCTACGTCGCACAGACACGCTCTGTCGTGGAACAACGCGGAGGCTATGCCATCTTGCAGCACGCGCCTTTGGAGATGCGTCAGCAACTGCTGGTCTGGGGAGCTGAGCCTGCCTATTTTCCCGTTTTAAAACGATTGAAAGAAGCGATTGACCCAAAAGGCACGCTTAATGCCAAGCGGTTTGTGGGAGGGATGTAA